A section of the Apodemus sylvaticus chromosome 10, mApoSyl1.1, whole genome shotgun sequence genome encodes:
- the LOC127693536 gene encoding schlafen family member 12-like, with translation MAGNPPQLVKDVDPPTFTEPSFQLKGPGGIHQKRQHAKPGRRKDSRSVNWKGFHLESRDSDCKMSITVDQDTDYSELVLSVGEITLGEKKRNSMKDSQQKRREAKNILQAVCALLNSGGGVVKAHIKNENYSFTRDGIGRDLEDSFLGVLQLPHEYLDYMQQKDYFFIFVKPWKPNHKGPGITTLKTNLYQRRISSSNELTSAAALQFLRSRPNSPGENIHNQLLNECLNLFNRDWLAYEETFCFAKSTHAEVKLTLKDKIFPKEEILEILSQTVSAFANTDGGYLFIGLDGKTQKIIGFEAEESHLVLLESEIGMCIRQLPVTHFCGQKEKIKYMCKFIEVYKSGAVCSYVCALRVERFCCAVFAAEPESWNVEDSCVKRFTTEEWVKHQMDPRAVISGKVIRSPEALCMKPFLPHEGYEQFLLTELCSLPKGTLVISKSWALDLGLQEKQGVICDVLHGSQDSLLTLHGFVRGEEDLEVNSALLRKLGAELKGYYKQIALTLKQTLVNQGGYAGKIGIGIKITYLGHKVVCLYDSSSEIRYPRKYYLTTKTVRDLEKALAEILGGHESLYSLPRKN, from the exons atggctggaaACCCCCCACAGTTGGTGAAAGATGTGGATCCACCGACATTCACAGAGCCCTCTTTTCAACTCAAGGGTCCAGGGGGCATTCATCAAAAAAGACAGCATGCCaagccaggaagaaggaaggattcACGGTCTGTAAACTG GAAAGGATTTCatctggaaagcagagacagtgaCTGCAAAATGAGCATCACTGTTGATCAGGACACAGACTATTCGGAACTGGTTCTGTCTGTAGGAGAAATCACActtggagagaagaaaaggaattcaatGAAAGATAGtcaacaaaaaagaagagaggccAAAAATATCTTACAGGCTGTGTGTGCCCTGCTCAATTCTGGAGGGGGTGTGGTCAAGGctcacattaaaaatgaaaactacagCTTCACCAGAGATGGAATAGGACGGGATTTGGAAGATTCCTTTCTCGGGGTCCTGCAACTTCCTCATGAATATCTAGACTACATGCAGCAAAAAGactactttttcatttttgtgaaaCCATGGAAGCCGAATCACAAAGGTCCAGGAATCACCACCTTGAAAACCAACTTGTACCAGAGACGCATCTCATCCTCGAATGAACTGACATCAGCTGCTGCACTGCAGTTCCTCAGATCCAGACCAAACTCACCTGGGGAAAACATCCATAATCAACTGCTAAATGAATGTCTTAACTTATTTAACAGAGACTGGCTTGCCTATGAGGAGACATTCTGTTTCGCTAAATCCACACATGCTGAAGTAAAATTGACACTCAAGGACAAGATTTTTCCTAAGGAAGAGATTTTAGAGATTCTCTCTCAAACTGTTTCTGCATTTGCAAACACTGATGGGGGATATTTGTTCATTGGTTTGGATGGCAAAACCCAGAAAATTATTGGTTTTGAAGCAGAGGAGAGCCATCTTGTTCTTCTAGAGAGTGAAATAGGAATGTGCATCCGACAGCTGCCTGTCACTCACTTCTGTGGGCAGAAGGAGAAGATCAAGTACATGTGCAAATTCATTGAAGTATACAAATCTGGAGccgtgtgttcatatgtgtgtgcactcagAGTGGAGAGATTCTGCTGTGCAGTGTTCGCTGCAGAGCCCGAATCCTGGAATGTGGAAGACAGCTGTGTGAAGAGGTTTACCACAGAGGAATGGGTGAAGCACCAGATGGATCCCAGAGCAG tGATATCTGGAAAGGTGATACGCTCTCCAGAAGCCCTCTGCATGAAACCTTTCTTACCGCATGAAGGCTATGAGCAGTTCCTCCTGACAGAGTTGTGCTCGCTTCCTAAAGGAACACTGGTCATCTCTAAGAGCTGGGCTTTGGATCTGGGCTTGCAAGAGAAGCAGGGAGTCATCTGTGACGTACTTCACGGTTCCCAGGACAGTCTCCTGACCCTGCACGGCTTTGTCCGGGGAGAAGAGGACCTGGAAGTCAACAGTGCTCTTCTGAGGAAACTAGGGGCCGAGTTAAAGGGCTATTATAAACAAATTGCCCTAACCTTAAAGCAGACGTTGGTAAACCAGGGTGGTTACGCTGGGAAAATAGGTATCGGGATAAAGATAACATACTTGGGTCATAAGGTCGTGTGTCTTTATGATTCTAGCTCAGAAATACGTTACCCACGCAAATATTATCTGACAACCAAGACAGTAAGGGACTTAGAAAAAGCTCTTGCTGAAATCTTAGGAGGTCATGAGTCTTTATACAGCTTACCCAGGAAAAATTGA